A window of Methanolobus sediminis contains these coding sequences:
- a CDS encoding homocitrate synthase family protein, which translates to MSENKDYSRNKLMDYLNLPPLDIEICDVTLRDGEQTPGVVFTREEKIALATKLDSVGVDIIEAGFPVVSVAEKDVVKEIANMGLNSRTCCLARSRVSDVEVAVDCDVDFVSIFIAMSDLHLKYKYHKSCEEMFSAAMEAVQYAKDHGVGVRFAAEDGTRTDVEVLKKAFKAAEEYKVDYVSIADTIGILNPSSTYYLVSEIKKTVNTPICIHCHNDLGMATANTLAAAEAGAKQLHTTVNSIGERAGNASLEEVLVALRVQYGIDRYDTTKLTELSQMVNEYSGIKPAVTKAIVGEHAFSHESGIHVCAILEEPRTYELFSPEMVGGKRHLIVGKHTGMKALKGIVEEMGHTLSNEELTVLLDRIKNCTETKHGISPSRLEAMINETKNQ; encoded by the coding sequence CCGGGAGTGGTCTTTACAAGGGAGGAAAAGATCGCCCTTGCTACAAAGCTTGACTCTGTTGGCGTTGATATTATCGAAGCAGGTTTCCCTGTGGTATCTGTTGCCGAAAAAGATGTTGTGAAAGAGATAGCTAATATGGGACTTAATTCCAGAACATGCTGTCTTGCCAGGTCAAGAGTAAGTGATGTTGAAGTTGCTGTAGACTGTGATGTTGATTTTGTCAGTATATTCATTGCAATGTCAGACCTGCACCTGAAATACAAATATCATAAAAGTTGTGAGGAGATGTTCTCCGCTGCAATGGAGGCTGTCCAGTATGCAAAGGACCACGGTGTTGGTGTAAGATTTGCAGCAGAGGACGGTACCAGAACTGACGTTGAAGTTCTTAAAAAGGCATTCAAGGCTGCCGAGGAATACAAGGTAGACTATGTGAGCATTGCAGATACGATTGGTATACTGAACCCAAGCAGCACATACTATCTTGTAAGTGAGATCAAAAAGACTGTAAACACTCCAATCTGTATCCACTGCCACAATGATCTTGGAATGGCAACAGCAAATACTCTTGCTGCTGCAGAGGCAGGTGCCAAACAGCTTCATACAACTGTAAATTCGATTGGTGAGCGTGCCGGTAACGCCTCACTTGAAGAGGTTCTGGTTGCACTCAGGGTACAGTATGGAATTGACAGGTATGATACTACAAAACTGACCGAGCTATCACAAATGGTAAATGAATATTCTGGTATTAAACCTGCAGTTACCAAGGCAATCGTAGGTGAGCATGCATTTTCACATGAATCTGGTATTCATGTCTGTGCTATTCTTGAAGAACCACGTACCTATGAATTGTTCAGTCCTGAAATGGTGGGTGGAAAACGTCATCTTATCGTAGGCAAACACACAGGTATGAAAGCCCTGAAAGGTATTGTGGAAGAGATGGGTCATACGCTTTCAAATGAGGAACTTACTGTACTTCTTGACAGGATCAAGAACTGTACAGAAACCAAGCACGGAATTTCTCCTTCCAGACTGGAAGCTATGATAAATGAAACTAAAAATCAGTAA
- a CDS encoding rhomboid family intramembrane serine protease codes for MNYLDKKCWICGKEEAIPFKCRFCGKTFCSRHRLPEQHACDGLEQMKKDGYFSSGNSGYGTNSTDDIFKDALKDTAKYAAKSAVKGVGNNIKYSMKNSPAMAIIYLCIFSFILQIIPGYKESMWLIPNLLFQGKHLWTLVTHMFVHSGFTHLLFNMLVLFFFGPEFERRAGKKIFIYVYFTAGLVAAIAYSITTFSSNTQYVPVVGASGAIMGIFAALAIIAPDIRVYVYFIPMQITHALILFILLDFFLLGSNDMVAHTAHLSGALVGVLMGSRIKRAQIRYNYDNMNYRYRR; via the coding sequence GTGAATTATTTGGACAAAAAATGCTGGATATGTGGCAAAGAAGAAGCTATTCCGTTTAAATGCCGTTTTTGTGGGAAAACGTTTTGTTCCAGACACAGGCTTCCGGAGCAGCATGCATGTGATGGCCTGGAGCAGATGAAAAAGGACGGCTACTTTAGTAGCGGAAATTCCGGATACGGAACAAATTCTACGGATGATATATTCAAAGACGCTTTAAAAGACACTGCAAAATATGCAGCCAAGAGTGCAGTCAAAGGTGTTGGAAACAACATAAAGTACTCCATGAAAAACAGCCCGGCAATGGCTATTATTTATTTATGCATATTCTCTTTTATACTTCAGATAATTCCTGGATATAAAGAATCAATGTGGTTAATTCCAAACCTACTATTTCAAGGGAAACATCTGTGGACTTTAGTAACTCATATGTTTGTTCATTCAGGTTTTACCCATCTTTTATTCAACATGCTTGTGTTATTCTTCTTCGGGCCTGAATTTGAAAGGAGAGCCGGCAAAAAAATATTCATATATGTTTATTTCACGGCGGGCTTAGTAGCTGCTATAGCATATTCAATAACAACATTCTCAAGCAATACACAATATGTGCCTGTTGTCGGAGCCAGTGGAGCAATTATGGGAATATTCGCAGCCCTTGCAATTATAGCACCGGATATCAGAGTATATGTATACTTCATCCCAATGCAGATCACACATGCATTGATACTGTTCATACTCTTAGATTTCTTCCTGCTCGGTTCAAATGATATGGTAGCCCATACAGCCCATCTAAGTGGAGCTCTTGTGGGAGTACTCATGGGAAGCAGGATAAAAAGAGCACAAATTCGATATAATTACGATAACATGAATTATAGATACAGAAGGTGA
- a CDS encoding TIGR00288 family NYN domain-containing protein, giving the protein MANVKTGLNSIVKYLSTKKETGRRSIGLLVDGPNVLRKEFNVNLEEIRDVLKEYGNVKIGRVFLNQYASDKLVEAIENNGFEPIICSSDVDVRLAVEGMELVYNPTIDTMALVTRDADFKPLLNKANEHGKETIIFGVEPGFSTALRNSADYVILLENDEMNYYDDSHFEDEDDDDIEYPTDNDVGKKTHRKKEALIDY; this is encoded by the coding sequence ATGGCCAATGTTAAAACAGGACTTAATTCAATAGTCAAATACCTTAGCACAAAAAAAGAAACAGGAAGGCGAAGTATTGGCCTTCTTGTCGACGGTCCTAACGTGCTGCGCAAGGAGTTCAACGTAAACCTGGAAGAGATCAGGGATGTACTGAAGGAATATGGCAATGTCAAGATAGGAAGAGTATTCCTGAACCAGTACGCATCTGATAAACTTGTAGAAGCCATCGAGAACAACGGATTCGAACCGATCATATGTTCAAGTGATGTGGATGTCAGACTTGCCGTGGAAGGAATGGAACTTGTCTATAATCCAACTATTGACACCATGGCACTGGTTACTAGGGACGCGGATTTCAAGCCGCTTCTGAACAAAGCCAATGAACATGGAAAAGAAACCATCATTTTTGGTGTCGAACCAGGATTTTCCACTGCCCTTAGAAACTCAGCTGACTATGTCATCTTACTGGAAAATGATGAAATGAACTATTACGACGATTCGCATTTTGAGGATGAAGATGACGACGATATTGAGTATCCTACCGACAATGATGTTGGCAAGAAAACTCACAGAAAAAAAGAAGCATTAATTGATTATTAA